aataaaattgaaaagcatggatcattttctttccacttcacaaagaCACACGGCTTCTTGCTGGTCAGTCACATAAAGGTCCAATAGAAATACACAGACGTTTGTGGTTGAATCAAGACAAAATGTGTCATGGGTATGAAGCTTTTCGAACAGCACTGTAGGACTTATGtgtagataaataaaataataaataacaaaaataaaatcgactcaaactggaaaaatgggaaaCACCACACTGCTGCTTGCTTTGattcatgttttaaaacagtatAACCAACTTTTCCTTAAAATTGGGTGTTGACACATCTGAAGAAATAAGAAGCCATTGAACAGCTGCTCACTATTATTTCTAAGTGTTTCTGAAGATCCTTTAAGTACCCGTCACACTGTCCTTCCAAATTAGATTTTAGACCTCTAAACTTCTCTTTTGCTTTTAATCCCTTTGCATCAAACTGGATGATTAACATCAACATATCTGAGAGAACGCATGCGGGTGACGCGTCAGCGCGATATCCTCCTGATCCTCACTTTCAAAAGACACAAAGTAACTGCGGGCTTTTCACTTCTTGTATGGGAGATAAAAGACACGTTACACTCTTTCCAAGCTAAACTTGCACTTTCTTCATCATGCTACACCAACAACTCCGTAATTGTAGAGAAGAACGTGCAAGACATGAGCTGTGGTGTAATTAATGCTTTTAAAAACAGAGGATCATCGTTGAAAAGAGgaagaaacacacaaagaacagcGAGAGAAACGTCTCACTTTCTGCTAGTTGTTTCCCTCTAAACAGCATCTTAATCCTAAAATTGAGCATGTGGTCTGTGTTACTGGCAGCTGATCCTCTCTCTCAGTACACGGCAGTAACCAGTAGCCTAATGCTTAGGTCAaaaagaagctgaaaaagtTGCACGAAAAAAAGGAAAGCAAGTTCAAAGCTTTCATTGGAGAGTTGAAATAAATCCGCTTTCCCTTAAGCTGCTGGAGAACTGCTGCAGCTTGAATCAGGATCCATTTCTGCACAAAGTCTCTCATTATTGGTTTGGAAAGGTAACAAGTACCAGCAGTCTAAAACTACAATCTGTGACAAACAGGCAGGAGAGCTGTGAGGAGAACCACAGGCCCAGACATCCATGTTATGAGGGAACATTCAGCTTTTCTACAATCTCTATACCTGATGGCACCCCACGTAATTATAGCTCCAAGGGAATTCTGTATTAAGACCATTGCGAGTTGGactacaactttttttttttattccatttcgcCTCTTGGCTTCGTCCCTTCACCCACAGCTGCAGAAGTGGAGAAAACGGAGCCCGTTTTATCGTTAAAGGGCTGGGAGGAAGAGTTTCAAAAACTTCCCATAGGAGAACTCAAAGAAAGACTGAGTGTGCTCTGTTATTTCAGCAGAGCTTTAAACGGGACTTTAATCCTTTAACTGCCTCTGTGTCTGAGGGCATCATATAAAAACGAGACAGAAAGTAGAGACGGAACAACAAAGCTTAGGGGTTctcatcacaaaaaaaaaaaaatgtttttaaaggccCTGATGAAAAGAATCCAAGTTACACCCATAATGAGAACAATGCTTAAGATGATGGGGATGTACCGTGTTGGGTATATAAGGCAAGCCATAGAACTTCTCCTGcatctccttcaggatttctgTTGTGGAGCGGTCCTGTGGTTTGCCATGGTAGATCTGGTCCAAGACTGCATAGAAAAtctgacaacaaaaaaaaacccaacagccacaacaaaatcagacatgTTACAcacaggaggaaaaaaaataccCTGTAATAACTCAAGGACGAGCTTAGCTGTGGcttgaaaaacacaaatgatAAAAGCAGCGCCCTCTTTCCTCGGAAGGCTCAGGGCTCTCCCGCACGCAGGAATGTGAATTACCACACGAGCTGGCGGCCAGTTTCCTATATGACTTTTGCCCCAGAGCAAAATCATATAGGAAACTTTCAACAATCACATTTGCATGGGATTTGTAGCATTCTTTGAAAAGGTGGCTCTACCAGAATCATGAAATTTAGATTTTAGTTAGTGGGTATATTGTATTGGTTTACTTGTTATATGCAGGATAACACGCAGTCGccaatgcaatgaaatgcttgggataagaagaaccgtttaactcactataaaaacaaaagcactaatggcgtgcaataaaacaaaagcatacatcgtgcagcagcaataagctaataaagtgtcacaaatgTGCTTTGGTGTAGTATTTTTGTCCATTATACCATAATAACAATCCAATGTTTCgttcttttaattttataacaggctaaaacaaatcaaagggTTTCATGACTCCAGTGTAGTCTAGCAATGTCTGGAATCATTGAATGTTTTGTAATGAATCTGGATTTGTTAGCTGTTATTTTAGTGCACAATAAAGCTTTAGAGTTTCCAAGCATGTATAGAATTGACTTTAACTTGCAATCAAACTTTTGTGATCAAATCATCAGACTTGAGAAGGACTTTACCTGCAGCTGGGTGTCTGCTGCTCCACACACCTTCTTGGACTCACACAAGCGAGCCACCATGCTCTCAGGCAACGGCTGATGAAACGCAGACAGAGCAAACCTGTCAGCAACTTTGTCTTTCACAGCATTATGCTCTTCATTCTGCGAAGTTGCTCATACCTGTCCAGTTTCATAATGACGGGCAAACTGGCTTATTACTCGATAGTCTGTGGCGAAGTACTCCATGAGGATGGAGGGGACTTCGGCAAAGTCAGTCGCACACCTGGTTCCTTGAAGAGCAACATGAAAACTTATGAACTTTGGCTTTTCGTGATCAAAGGTCAaatcagagtgtgtgtgtgtgtgtgtgggggggggggggggggggaggggtgggggggggggggggggttaatcTTGCTATTCGGTAATGATCTCTTAAATTACTTGACATTTTTCAGCACCATCAAACACTGGAAATGGTCTCGAGCGTCATATAAACCTTTCCTGGGGTCTTACACTTGATCCGACTtactttccattttaaaatccCCACAGTGTAACAAAAACCCTTCAGGTCTGTGTTAAACAACGTAATTCTAGCTCGTGACATTTGGGACTACAACCAGTCATCATTTACAGATTGGGAGATCATAAAGCTCATAAAATGTCAAACTGGGATCACCTTCTGCTCTGTTGGATTGTTTTTACTTCACTAAATCCTGTCTCACTTTCCAAAGTAGACTTTAATTCAAATAAGCCCTTTAAGCTTTGCGTGGTTAAAGTTTTTGATTCGCTCAGAGGGCGTGTGCGTCCGCTCTCGCTGCACCTGTCACGTGTTGGTAGCGAGTCCTTCCTAGCATGGAGTGCATGGCGTGGCCCATCTCGTGGAAGAGGTTCTCCATCATGCCTGGAGTGAGCAGAGTGGGGGCGCTCTTGGTGGGGTGGGGGAGGCTCAGCATCAGCACGACAACTGGCAGCTGGTACTGGTCCGTTTCTTGGCACCAGCGTCCACCCCGGATGGTGAAGTGACAGTCCTGAAAAGCAACGCAgtcagtcatattcaataaattagaatatcaatgaacagtttatttattatagtaactcaaattaaacacagagataaattacacacagactaatgttttcaagccagatttctattaaaaaattatggttttctgcttacatctaatgaaaacacgacatttatgattagaatattacatcagaccaataataatttttaatacagaaatgtgggcttaatgaaaagcatCTTTAATGCCTGCTAAAAGgttatttacaaaatgtatttaatttttattaagaCTCATCCAAACtcattttctaatttaattaATGGCTGTAAGGAGACTGTTGGTAAGATTTCTGCAAATATATGAACTAAAATGTAACTTAATGTTCATATAAGacctaaaaatgaataaaaaactcCAACATTGCTACGTAAAAAAATTAAGATCTACCAATGTCATattttgcaagaaaaaaaacgaACCTCTAATTTGAGGCTTAGGCAACAGACTCAGTACATCTGCAATGAAcagaattaattaattaatttaatgagTGTACTCTTATTATTCACAACAAAGTGAAGTGTATCACGGTACAAACGGAGGTTTTTGATCATCTCAAGGAAGACTTATTCGTGCTCATCAGTCCTGAGAAGGTGAATTTCAACCATTTGTCTGCAGCCCGAGCCCAAACTCATCAGATGCTTTTATCCCAGTATCCCACATGAGGAGTAATCCAGGAGCTGATTTTCCCAAAAGTTACAAAGCTAAAACTCTAAGAAGCTAGATGCCTTTCTTATATTGTCTTTATTGTCAAACGTACACCTAACAACGAGGATGCGGATGGGAGAACTTCCAACTGGTCACTGCTCCtcatataaaaaaaaccaacatctCTGCTGCAGGTCTGAAGTTTGCCTAATATCAGTGAAACATAATGGTGGTAGTGTAACAAAGTGAACTTGATTTGCTAAACAGGTCAGGACAACTTTCCTTTCCACAACAGAAGATgagttgaaaataaaacaaaaacataattaaatgtCTAGACATCCTGGTTGATGTCTCAGCTCCACCTATATTTGGGTGTTTTGTTCCATCTATAAACCCATTTTCCATTCCCATTTCTAAGCAAATCAActgatttttcagtattttaggACATATCTATAGTGTCTGACCAgcagcacaaataaacatatagtTGCACTTACTGATGACTAAAGAGAGCAgatacttaaaaaaaagatgaatgtaTTTCTATCAgccacagaaataaaacaaaagaccaAGTTAACTTATTTTTATGTTATCTTCTTTAAGTCTGTTGCACTAATTCTTACTCActaacttttttctttatttatgttGTGGGATATATCGGCTGATCACTGTTAAACATATTAGGCGCTTATGAGGCTTTTGTTGTAGAGATGCACCGAGATACTGGTTAATGGCTGGAAACAGACCGTTGAGCTTGACCAAACCCTGACTGCTGACCAGCTGGTGAAAGTCTCAAGGGTCTGCAGTGTGGATGCTGTTACTAAGGAGAGATAGTTAAGTGAGCTACTTTTCAGTTTCAATAAGGCTTGTATATGTGAGAAGGTATGTAAAAGGAAActattttgtgggaaatgtcTGCGGTTCATTCAGACTGCAAGAAATATCAAGACttttagcagataacaggaaggctgaacgcacagcaaagttgctttgttttccttttgagCTTCCAACCTCTGATATGGAagatgctggatttggaaatctcagatttaaagcaatattttacttttgctCAAACATACACAGACACTGctgttttagtaatgctagTCATGCTAATCCCCAAGCTAAGATGCTAACggcagtttaaaatgtcaactcttTAAGCTCTTTAAACCCTGCTCCCTCACACACGACATGTCGTTGCCTCTGGTCCTTATTTAACTAATTACTAACTACTAATGACAGGGggacaaaaaaatattatatataaaaagatTGGCTACAAATTCTGATCAGTgcatcattgtttttttaacccATTAAGATCCATTTTAGGCCTGATGTGAACACAAGCAAAAATGCTaataaactgcaaaacaaaGGCCAATCTAACATGTTTGGGTTATTTTATTAACAGGAATTGCACAATCTGTAGGTATGCTTACTTACCTGATGAGGTTTGTCTCGTCGGTGGAAAAAGTCACAGTAGATATATCCCAATAACCCTTCAGTTTCATGCACCACAGcctagacacacacacagactttaTCATATTCATAGCACAAgctgtaagtaaaaaaaaaactaaaaaaacctGACCTCTAAAAATAAGTGTGATTTCAAAAGAACATTCAGATGATTTCAATCACCAGTTTGCGGACGTCATCGCTCCATATTTCTCCAGCGCCGGGATGTTCAGACATGAGGGAGACACCATACAGCTGGGAGAAGAGGTTGTTCAAACCCTCCATACAAGCACCAAGGGACAGGTAAGGACTGTATAAGCTCGGCTCAATGTTGTACCTGGAAAGAGCAAAAGGGAAATCAGAacactgaaaaggaaaaaacctATAATTGAAATAATCCTCATCCAAATGTGAGAGATTCTGCCAAACATCTACTTTATCTGTCAAGTAACCTTCAGGATTAAGATTGAAGCCTCACTTCTCTGTGTTCATTTCTTTCCAAACATAAATACAGATGTGGTGCACATGATTAGGCATATCCACTTATTTGGCAGCAGTGTCAGACAAGGACATTAAATATGGATTAAAATTTGGTGAAAGTGACTCATCGATTAAAAACGTGTTCTCCAAATGTTACACAAGTGACCTTAACTAACATAGGACAAGGCTCCAAGATGTCCAGATTTCATGGATTGCGGAGTGGTTTCTCCCCTGCTGAGACTCTCAATGTTCTTCTTATGTTTGACCACAAGGGATTTTAGATGAACACCACTAATCCCAAATGGTTATTTACCTCCAGAACTCCATCCATGTACTATCAGCAACTATTAAGAGTCAAGTTTCAGCTCTgatatttacacacacatttTAGCACTCCTTCAAGGAAACATTATTCCCCCTTTTCAGGGAATGGCAACATTTAATTGGATATATTCAAATGCCTAAAATTTACTTTGGTCAAAAATGTTTGACTACAGTATCACTGCccaattatgtactactttgcaTTGGTCCCACTAGAAAACACTGAGGTTTGTTgttgaaacatgacaaaatactgCATTATGCTATTTACTGTGCATGGTGACAGGATAAATTTGGGTACCCATCCAGCGTGGGTTTTCACAGTCCTGGatgtaaacttttttatttttcctcagaTTGTGGATGTGGACAAGCACAAAGATATTTTCTCATAGCCATTTCCTCACCTATAAAAATCAAGACAAATCTGCCTTACTTGAATGGCTTATAAGAGATACGGGCCTTAATGTTACATCATATTTACACTCTAGCGCAAGAAAGAAATTCTTTGTAGTTTTCTCAAGTAGGAGAAGGAGACAACGACAAAGCAGCTCCCATGCTTCTCCCATATCACCCTTTGTAACAAGTGACACCCGAGGCACAGTTTGGCTGCACTAACTGAGAGAATGGAAATATGACCGTCAAAGCTCATCACAAAAATACAGCTCAACCTgattttttaatcaaatgacAACAGTTAAGGTTTCCACCTTTCAGCACGCAGGACACCACTGAGGAATGGATGATCCCAGGGCATTAACTCCTGTGGGAAAACAAGAGTTAGAGATTGTTAATGAAGCTTGAACTAATGTGCAATAATGAAAGTATCAGGGTAGCACTGTGTACCAAACGAACATAGTCTTGCTTGtaatgagaaaaagaaaaaaaacacccacaGCATTACGAGGGTTGAGCTTCTTCTTCATGTCTCTCATCATCTGAAAATCTTTTGCTGTTCTgggagataaaaagaaaaaagtaacaaGTTATGAGCCAACTGTCTGCAGGCATTCATTCCTGGCTGTGTGCACCTCTTTCTGCACAGGGCCAGTGGGCCTCAGAGCCTATCGCAGCATGCATTTGGCTGAAAGCAGgggaacaccctggacaggctgcCAGGCTAACAAGTTCACAATCATTCCTGTGGGTAATTTAGAGCACTCTGGTCCACCTGACGTGCTTATTTTTGGACTGTTTGAGTCATTCACCGTGCACAGAATACACTTGCATAAAATAGGGAACACAAAACACGAGAAGCTTTTAAAGATAAGTAAATCTATTTGTCTAGGTTTTCAACTCAGGAAGGTTCTTAAAGACGGCCCACGGAGTTATTGTAACTTATCAAGGCAGATACTGAATGTCTGAagataaaaacactgaaaagaagGCCATACCTCTGTGACAGTTTTTCTGTTAACAACTGGAGAAAGCTCATCACGGTCTCTACAAGAGGTGAAAAGGAGAACGTTAAAGCTTTCTGTAAGCTGTACATGGCTCCATTAAACgaaaatatttttgaggaaACTACAGTTTTCTACAGCTGACTGGTTAATCCTTTAAATGAGTTACCTGGATTTTTGGCCATGGTTCCCTTTAGCGCTCTGTGTCCGTAGGAGTCATAGCCGACCAGTTTGGCCAGTTTATACCTGCACTTCAGCAGCTCTTCCAGACACTCCATAAGGTCAGCATTGGGATACAGGTAGATCCTGTACGCGACCTCTCGCAGCTAGATGGTGGAGGGACAACAAGGCAGAATTTATGAGAAGCTTTAAAAATCAGCATAAAAAGCAAGTCTGTAAAGCTCGGTACAGCATTTACATAATTGACATAAAATATGCATGGTGAAGTACAGCTTTAAATGTTATGTCTGCACGTACATTCATTATATTCTAAATGTGGTAAACAGGTATATCTCAAAAACGTTTTTATCACTCACCTCAgacatatattatatagatttattacacagacagtgacatatttcaagcttttactttttattattttgatgattatggcttacagattgtgaaaacccaaaattttgtgtcagaaaattaaaatattactaaagatgaataaaaaaaaaaaggatatttaaacagaaatatcatgcttctgaaaagtatgtttattttattatgtcattgctccacatgggtgcaacgaaattttgttttcaaaaaacaaaacagaacaaaatagtGCAGGCAAGTAGTGcaaattgaagaaaaataaatattaaaaagttaaaaaagttataaagttatgaaaaaaaatttttttttataattataaaattataattataaaacaaaagttagaaggactgtgcaggtggaaaaaatatatatagaagAATATTGACAGGTTGTTCCAGTATTGCACATGATGTGAAATGATGTGAAATGGAAGCataggttgctttgatagcggccttcagcTTGTCTGCATTATTGGGTCTGGTGTTCTGAAACAAAATCGTAGAGTTTCTCAAATTCTAAGCTTTTTCTTAGAAATGTCACTCcaaaagataaaagttattcaggaAGCATCTTAAGCCTCAAGAGAGCTCCTCATGTGAGGAAATGTTAAAGAGTAGTGAAGAGGACCTTTAGTGAGCTTAAGAGTGTCTAAACAGAGAAGACGGTGAAAAGACAATGAACAATGAACAGCAAATTAATTAAATGCAACCAGCTCGATCACGCAGAGATTATCCTCATCAAccttaaattaaatcatttctgCCGCAGGAGAGATTAAAGGGGCACCTCTAATAAGGTAATATAAGAAagggtaaataaataatagaaacaataataaatatacatgaataaaaagtgaaaaaaattacaaatatagtacagaaatattttaatatttacacaCTGTAAAATAgtaagatgtaaatgaggtgaataagaatttgctgtattgtacatgatgatgtccGCAGCttaagcctaaatggtcatctacaacactccccgtctgtggagacattttctagcttctgattgcagcaggtaccagagctgctcacattccagcctggtgctgaaagcagagggaacaacACATTGATCTGCTCGGGTACGTCTGTTTGTTTGCGCCGTGATCCCAGGAACAAATCAACCTTTCAAcattcttctcttctcttccacctgcaggctctgctcctctgttcagttcagttttctccacctttttgttttggccattttaccaaactaaatcTCATTATACAAGACggcaatcacagtaaaatgctgaattttaatgttaaataaattgatatgaaatagatgcagtgtgaaaacaaccagcatggtgagtaaacaTATTGAAAAGGAAATCAGAGTAAtaatgagcatgtaaataagctatgttcaaacattttgatgctgcgtgacaattaatttaatcttgctaagttttatcataatgatttacatatttttgaatccagtctaaattctctcgttgtttaatttttctccattgattactaggagcacatttttatgtttgttataacaaccaatcacagctcttagaagacagcatcccacctagcaacagggtcaaacACACCTCCTCAATAAGGAAGGAATTTCTGTCCTCTTCTAGCTCAGAGTCACTCTCAGCAACAAAATGAATCACTCTTAAACtaggactctgagaatctttgtgaaaaCAGGCCCAGTTCTTTTTTTCCTTATACAGGCTaaatgcttctgacattgtctctggttcaggataGGATTTGTCTGTGTGTAGTGGATCTTGAGGCACTGACTTCCACCTCAGCCTGAATGAAATTAGCTTGTCTGCCCTCTCAAGGTTGCAGTTACCTCTGTTGCTACTGCATCTTTTCctaacacactttttccttccactcagccTTCTACAAATTtgctttgatacagcactctgaacagcTTCTTTATctatgaccttttgtggcttaccctccttgtggagggtgccgatgtcttccccatgattgtgtaacctactgacccagactgagaaaCACTTTAGACGATTAGGAAGCCGTTGCAGGTATTTTGAGTTCATTACCTGATTAGGATGTGAAACAATGGATTTccactttttactttttcacaatattctaattttctgagcaTGAATTTTGGGGGTTCATTACCTATGAGCCATATTCATCAAAGTTACAAGAAATAaggaaatatttgaaatatttcactctgtgtgtaatgaatctatatatgagttttgttttctaaaataagtgacaaaaaatactaaTCTTCTGcacaatattcacattttttagatgtacctatATGAATCAAAACTGAAGTTGCATCACTTAGAAAAATTGCACAGCCAAAAACCATTCCTAAGACCGCTcgatattttagaaaaaaatatgatgtaaaaaaattaattctTCTCAAATAAATTGATCATGTGTGAGACTAATAATATCAGGAATTTAAAGTGTGGCAAGGGCGCCACCTGCTGAGCAAATAGGGAAACGTATCAGTGCCTCAGACTGGTAACATACCAAGTCATTGGGGGAATCTGCATGTAATCCTCCAATTTGAATTAAGCTTCCCTCACTTGCGAAGTGGACCTGCAGATGTTCAGGAATCGCAGACTTTGCGATTCTGTTGGGCACATGGGAGCTGATCAGAAACTCGTTGTTTAGATCCAGGAGCTTAACGTGAAGAGCGACAGCCTGTTTCCTCTGCAGGGAAAAACAGGAGAGATAAGTGGAGACATCGTTACCAGCATTAGTCTGTCAATGTTGGCATACTAATAAATACTCACCAGTTTATCATCCAGATGGATTCCACTGAtttcaaagtcaaacatgaATAACTCCGCCACTCGcctaagaagaaaaacaaacatgttaatCATGACCATCCCTGGATACGTCCCCCTACAGCAAAGCCAGAAACTAAATTGAATCTTAATAAATGTACTTTGTGTCAGGGTCCAGCTCTGCCGCAACGTTTGGGTTGACCAGTaaattcttcaggctcttgcaTAATTCAACATTAGTGTTCAGCCTGTAACACAAATTCAATGATATGAATACAGGATTTTATTCATAACTGACCGGCTCTATGTTGCTGTAAATCATGTAACTATGTAAATAAATGGGCTTCTTACTTTTCCACAACTGTACCGATCTCTATGCAGGTCTTTTCTGCAGCGTCGCGGTGTGCCGGGTCTGGATGGGCCACTTTTATAAAGTCTGCCTGTGAATAAAGGGAACACCGAAGCTTGGAGACTTGCTTACTTTGAACCTTTTTTACCTTGATTATGTTTCCTTTTTCCAAAGGTGACAATCTTCTCTAATGCATATAAAGAAGTTGATAGAAAACACAATACAAATAAGAAACATGCAGGGGAAACAACCATTTTATTGGCTAACTCTGAGAGTAGGAACTGATTAAAACAGTAACTTTTGCTTTTAGAGCATCATATGATGTGGAATAGCCCTGATAAAATGTTCAAACTCTTGCCATATATGATAAAATGTTCAAACTCTTGCCATGCTGGTAAAAAAAGGTTAGTTTGTTTTGCAGAGATCATTATCCCTCAATTAAACTctgtataatattttaaatctcACTTTTATTTCACTGACTTCGATTTTACTTTGATTTTACTACACAGGATAGAGTAATTCTTGAAAAAGATGCATTCATTTTAAGATGTGACATCGAGCAGGCGTttgttcaataaaaaaacatttttacaacaaCCGATGTGTTGGAATGCTTTAACAGCAGCATGAacaattgttgcttttctgtattaaataaaaCCTGCTAGATCGTGTTCTCCTTTTTTTATGTACCAGAATACCCTTAAACCAAGGTAACTTTTCACAAGGAttttatacaataaaaatattccccattacaaaaaacaaactatacAGAACAGTTTAATCCTGAAAACAAGACACACACATTCTTCATGATTTTTGGTTTAAATACTGTGATCGACTGAAACTCTGGTATATTTACTGTATCTTATCCTACTGTAAGAATAGTGACCATAGAGGTGGCCAGAGTCTTATTTATTCTTATATGAATGTAAGAGAGGCCTCATTCTGTAAATATATCAACACCACAATAAAACTTTGCAAACGTGTTTGGAGCCAAACTTGTTAAGAGTCTTATACAAGCAAATGCCTAAAggtggatatacaggtccttctcaaaatattagcatattgtgataaagttcattattttccataatatcatgatgaaaatttaacattcatatattttagattcattgcacactaactgaaatatttcaggtcttttattgtcttaatacagatgattttggcatacagctcatgaaaacccacaattcctatctcacaaaattagcatatcattaaaagggtctctaaacgagctatgaacctaatcatctgaatcaacgagttaactctaaacacctgcaaaagattcccgaggcctttaaaactcccagcctggttcatcactcaaaaccccaatcatgggtaagactgccgacctgactgctgtccagaaggccactattgacaccctcaagcaagagggtaagacacagaaagaaatttctgaacgaataggctgttcccagagtgctgtatcaaggcacctcagtgggaagtctgtgggaaggaaaaagtgtggcagaaaacgctgcacaacgagaagaggtgaccggaccctgaggaagattatagagaagggccgattccagaccttgggggacctgcggaagcagtggactgagtctggagtagaaacatccagagccaccgtgcacaggcgtgtgcaggaaatgggctacaggtgccgcattccccaggtcaagggggaaccagagacaaaaacagcggcagaagc
This genomic window from Girardinichthys multiradiatus isolate DD_20200921_A chromosome 18, DD_fGirMul_XY1, whole genome shotgun sequence contains:
- the LOC124883819 gene encoding mitochondrial intermediate peptidase-like; this translates as MSASPRLFHLVKYRSLWTHVRRKVTTWSPVGAAFNAKPPRRLDLFEKNVGLFGVPELSCPEGFQTATQTALKNTELLLHRACSCSPGVETVECFDQLSDGLCKVADLADFIKVAHPDPAHRDAAEKTCIEIGTVVEKLNTNVELCKSLKNLLVNPNVAAELDPDTKRVAELFMFDFEISGIHLDDKLRKQAVALHVKLLDLNNEFLISSHVPNRIAKSAIPEHLQVHFASEGSLIQIGGLHADSPNDLLREVAYRIYLYPNADLMECLEELLKCRYKLAKLVGYDSYGHRALKGTMAKNPETVMSFLQLLTEKLSQRTAKDFQMMRDMKKKLNPRNAELMPWDHPFLSGVLRAERYNIEPSLYSPYLSLGACMEGLNNLFSQLYGVSLMSEHPGAGEIWSDDVRKLAVVHETEGLLGYIYCDFFHRRDKPHQDCHFTIRGGRWCQETDQYQLPVVVLMLSLPHPTKSAPTLLTPGMMENLFHEMGHAMHSMLGRTRYQHVTGTRCATDFAEVPSILMEYFATDYRVISQFARHYETGQPLPESMVARLCESKKVCGAADTQLQIFYAVLDQIYHGKPQDRSTTEILKEMQEKFYGLPYIPNTAWQLRFSHLIGYGAKYYSYLMSRAVASMVWNQCFVQDPLNRDMGERYRREMLAHGGAKEPMLMVEGMLQRRPGIEDFVDALVSELNPNFETFLMDSEN